The following are encoded in a window of Brevibacillus sp. DP1.3A genomic DNA:
- a CDS encoding GNAT family N-acetyltransferase produces MQYVPWDDLYADALCELWNQELGDRFPMRSGLMRQNSFEDQNVVKAGSWIAIDAVTQRPVGFVVAKCWQEKLDIQLGKGIGWIQVLLVSTAHRGQGVGRELLARAENALREQGVEKVLLGRDPYHYFPGIPDESADVKVWFERQGYHSEDRLENDLLGQYLEPAELELPEVPDGRFRLLTREDQDAFLAFLHRCFPGRWEYEAIHYFHRGGTGREFVVVELHGEIVGFCRINDADSPFVAQNVYWAPLFADGLGGIGPLGVDAEYRGRGLGLAIVEAGIVALRNRGIPNIVIDWTTLVDFYTRLGYRSWKQYAKYGKAFS; encoded by the coding sequence ATGCAATACGTACCTTGGGACGATTTATATGCGGACGCTCTGTGCGAGCTGTGGAATCAGGAGTTGGGTGATCGCTTTCCCATGCGGTCTGGGCTCATGCGGCAAAACAGCTTCGAGGATCAGAATGTAGTCAAAGCTGGGTCGTGGATTGCGATAGATGCTGTGACGCAGCGTCCTGTCGGTTTTGTCGTGGCCAAATGCTGGCAGGAAAAGCTCGACATTCAATTGGGAAAAGGCATTGGCTGGATACAGGTCTTACTCGTGTCTACCGCACATCGCGGGCAAGGGGTCGGGCGTGAATTGCTGGCAAGGGCTGAGAATGCGTTGCGAGAGCAAGGGGTGGAAAAGGTCTTGCTGGGGCGCGATCCGTATCATTATTTCCCGGGCATACCCGATGAATCTGCGGACGTAAAAGTGTGGTTTGAGAGACAAGGGTATCACTCGGAGGATCGGTTGGAGAACGATCTGTTAGGCCAGTATCTCGAACCAGCGGAGCTGGAATTGCCAGAGGTACCAGATGGCCGCTTTCGACTGTTGACGAGGGAGGACCAAGATGCCTTCTTAGCCTTCTTGCATCGATGCTTTCCCGGACGCTGGGAGTATGAAGCCATTCACTATTTCCACCGAGGAGGGACCGGACGCGAATTCGTCGTGGTGGAGCTGCACGGTGAGATCGTCGGTTTTTGCCGGATCAATGATGCCGATTCTCCGTTTGTTGCCCAAAACGTATACTGGGCACCATTGTTTGCAGATGGGCTGGGCGGCATCGGTCCATTGGGTGTGGATGCGGAGTATAGAGGACGGGGCTTGGGACTGGCGATTGTGGAGGCGGGCATTGTGGCGTTGCGGAATCGCGGTATTCCGAACATTGTCATCGATTGGACGACGCTGGTCGACTTTTATACGAGGCTCGGGTATCGCAGCTGGAAGCAGTATGCGAAGTACGGCAAAGCATTCTCTTAA
- a CDS encoding glycoside hydrolase family 3 protein, translating into MQAEHMTVEQKVGQLLMIGYPTLDIPEEMEAWIKQKQIGNVILFSRNIGTPEETYQRVQKLQSWAYESCHPYPLLIGTDQENGVVSRLQKGSTRFPGAMALGATGNLDQAKRIYQATGEELRAAGISVNFAPTVDVNNNADNPVIGVRSFGEAPEQVARFGEAAIQGLLASGVIPSIKHFPGHGDTSIDSHEAVPVLGHDRTRLDQVELVPFQRSIAAGVPMVMVGHISLPSMDESGSPATYSKEIVTGILRESLGFDGVAITDCMEMAAIAGTIGVPEAAVRCVQAGIDLVLVSHTHEVQQKTYDRLVAAIHSGELSDERVNEAVNRVLQLKKRFLSWEHCLRAKGPSFDRIQHADMARSALAQAITLVKNEHQLLPLQRSTQPLGVIFPGIANLTLAEDGQAALGDLVAPLRKYREVEYHMMSTLNPTEDEEEMVANLMSATEQIVVFTYNAHIFKGQSLLLNRLIQQGKRVVAVALRNPYDLLVMPEVDAYLAVYDHTYHAIELVADILFGERKAAGHLPVSLFPTEKKQHGVG; encoded by the coding sequence ATGCAAGCCGAACACATGACAGTGGAACAAAAGGTCGGGCAACTGCTGATGATCGGGTACCCTACGTTGGATATTCCCGAAGAAATGGAAGCGTGGATCAAACAAAAACAGATTGGCAACGTGATTCTTTTTAGCCGCAATATCGGGACACCGGAGGAGACCTATCAGCGCGTACAGAAACTTCAGAGCTGGGCGTATGAGTCTTGTCATCCCTATCCGCTGTTGATTGGGACCGATCAGGAAAATGGCGTGGTCTCCCGTCTACAAAAAGGGTCGACGCGCTTTCCAGGAGCGATGGCTTTAGGTGCGACAGGCAATCTCGATCAAGCCAAGCGCATCTACCAGGCAACAGGTGAGGAGCTACGTGCAGCAGGGATTTCAGTCAATTTCGCCCCGACGGTCGATGTGAACAACAATGCGGACAATCCGGTCATTGGGGTGCGGTCTTTTGGAGAAGCGCCAGAGCAGGTGGCGCGGTTTGGTGAGGCCGCCATTCAAGGCCTGCTTGCGAGTGGTGTCATTCCCTCTATCAAGCACTTCCCCGGTCATGGCGATACGAGCATCGATTCTCATGAAGCCGTTCCTGTGCTTGGGCATGATCGGACGCGACTGGATCAGGTTGAGTTGGTTCCATTCCAGCGCAGTATCGCGGCAGGAGTCCCCATGGTGATGGTTGGACACATCAGTTTACCTAGTATGGATGAGTCGGGTTCTCCTGCTACGTATTCCAAAGAGATCGTGACGGGAATTTTGCGTGAGTCGCTCGGTTTTGATGGGGTCGCAATTACGGATTGTATGGAAATGGCCGCTATCGCGGGTACCATCGGGGTTCCAGAAGCGGCGGTGCGTTGTGTGCAGGCTGGGATCGATCTTGTGCTGGTTTCCCACACGCATGAAGTTCAGCAAAAAACGTATGATCGCCTCGTTGCGGCCATTCATTCGGGGGAGCTGTCAGATGAGCGGGTCAACGAAGCGGTAAATCGCGTGCTTCAATTAAAGAAACGATTTCTTTCCTGGGAGCATTGCTTGCGAGCAAAAGGCCCTTCCTTTGACCGTATTCAGCATGCAGATATGGCGAGAAGTGCGCTCGCTCAAGCCATAACCTTGGTGAAAAATGAACATCAGCTGCTTCCTTTACAGAGAAGCACGCAACCGCTCGGTGTGATTTTTCCGGGGATCGCTAACCTTACGTTGGCAGAGGATGGGCAAGCAGCTTTAGGCGATTTGGTCGCACCATTGAGAAAATATCGTGAAGTTGAATACCATATGATGTCGACGCTCAACCCGACAGAAGATGAAGAGGAGATGGTGGCGAATCTGATGTCAGCCACGGAGCAAATCGTCGTTTTTACGTACAATGCCCATATCTTTAAAGGCCAATCGCTGCTATTGAATCGGCTAATTCAACAGGGGAAAAGGGTCGTGGCTGTCGCTCTGCGAAACCCGTATGATCTCTTGGTAATGCCAGAGGTTGATGCGTATCTCGCCGTTTACGACCATACGTACCATGCCATAGAGCTTGTGGCAGACATTTTGTTCGGGGAACGAAAGGCCGCTGGACATCTTCCGGTCAGCCTGTTTCCAACGGAGAAAAAGCAGCATGGTGTGGGGTAG
- the murQ gene encoding N-acetylmuramic acid 6-phosphate etherase: MKFHLRDLTTETRNWNTEELDKFSTMEIVQIMNEEDKTVAFAVEKELASIAAAVDLIAECLENGGRLFYFGAGTSGRLGLLDAAECPPTFGTDPSLVQGIIAGGEKAIVRAVEGAEDVEQNGREDVIAYGVKAGDAVVGIAASGRTPYVIGALAEARRQQAKVISLSCNQMAQISQGVDVAINVVVGPEVVTGSTRLKAATAQKMVLNMITTGCMVRLGKVYKNLMVNVQVTNEKLKERAKQIVAEATNVSTDEADVLLHKADGDAKLAIVMQKTGLPAEDASRLLTQYKGNIRRILEGNHNQE; this comes from the coding sequence ATGAAGTTTCACCTGCGTGATTTAACGACAGAAACAAGAAATTGGAATACGGAAGAGCTGGATAAATTCTCTACCATGGAGATTGTCCAGATTATGAATGAAGAGGATAAAACAGTTGCGTTTGCCGTTGAAAAGGAGCTGGCTTCGATTGCAGCCGCCGTTGACTTGATCGCAGAATGTCTGGAAAACGGCGGAAGACTCTTTTACTTTGGAGCGGGAACGAGTGGGAGATTGGGCTTGCTCGATGCTGCTGAATGCCCCCCAACCTTTGGGACGGACCCCTCATTGGTGCAGGGAATCATAGCCGGCGGGGAAAAAGCTATCGTCAGGGCAGTCGAAGGAGCCGAAGACGTGGAGCAGAACGGCAGAGAAGATGTGATTGCCTATGGCGTAAAGGCAGGGGATGCCGTGGTAGGAATTGCGGCGAGTGGTCGGACACCCTATGTCATCGGAGCATTGGCGGAAGCAAGAAGGCAGCAGGCAAAAGTCATTTCGTTGTCCTGCAACCAGATGGCGCAAATCAGCCAAGGTGTGGATGTAGCGATAAATGTGGTAGTAGGGCCAGAGGTGGTGACCGGATCGACTCGCCTAAAAGCAGCGACGGCGCAGAAGATGGTTCTCAATATGATTACAACCGGCTGCATGGTACGGTTGGGGAAAGTGTACAAAAATTTGATGGTCAATGTGCAGGTAACCAATGAGAAACTGAAGGAACGGGCAAAACAAATCGTGGCAGAAGCGACCAATGTCTCTACCGATGAGGCAGACGTACTGTTGCACAAGGCAGACGGTGACGCAAAACTGGCGATCGTGATGCAAAAGACCGGGTTGCCAGCAGAGGACGCAAGCCGTTTGCTCACCCAGTAT